Proteins encoded within one genomic window of Bacillus thuringiensis:
- a CDS encoding M15 family metallopeptidase, with amino-acid sequence MKKIIIISATTIVIGITSFAYFSSKSPLQNEAKAVESQQHSSHQKEEIPAFPKADHNAKKLDNDFSVVTNPESNLVLVNKHRKLPDGYTPEDLTRPNVPFTSPKDKEKTLLRKDAADALENMFEAAKKEGLELTAVSGYRSYKRQKSLHDTYVRRQGKAEADSVSAIPGTSEHQTGLAMDISSKSAKFQLEPIFGETAEGKWVAKHAHEFGFVIRYLEDKTETTEYAYEPWHLRYVGNPYATYIYKHHLTLEEAMKDKK; translated from the coding sequence ATGAAAAAAATAATCATTATTTCTGCCACTACTATTGTAATCGGTATCACTTCTTTCGCTTACTTTAGTTCTAAATCACCACTACAAAATGAGGCGAAAGCCGTCGAAAGTCAACAGCATAGTAGTCACCAAAAAGAAGAGATTCCTGCTTTTCCAAAAGCTGATCATAATGCAAAGAAGCTAGACAATGATTTTTCTGTTGTAACAAATCCAGAGTCTAATCTTGTCTTAGTTAATAAACATCGAAAACTACCAGACGGATACACACCTGAAGACTTAACAAGACCAAACGTACCATTTACTAGTCCAAAAGATAAAGAAAAAACGCTACTACGCAAAGATGCTGCAGATGCGCTTGAAAATATGTTTGAAGCGGCAAAGAAAGAAGGACTTGAACTTACAGCTGTATCTGGTTATCGTTCATACAAACGCCAAAAATCACTACATGATACATACGTTAGACGTCAAGGTAAAGCTGAAGCTGATTCAGTAAGTGCCATTCCTGGTACAAGTGAACATCAAACTGGTTTAGCAATGGATATTAGTTCAAAATCTGCAAAATTCCAATTAGAGCCTATTTTTGGAGAGACAGCCGAAGGCAAATGGGTGGCAAAACATGCGCATGAATTTGGCTTTGTCATTCGTTATTTAGAAGATAAAACAGAAACAACAGAATATGCATATGAACCGTGGCATTTGCGCTACGTTGGAAACCCATACGCTACATACATATATAAACATCATTTAACATTAGAAGAAGCGATGAAAGACAAAAAATAA